The following are encoded together in the Cyanobacterium aponinum PCC 10605 genome:
- the rpmF gene encoding 50S ribosomal protein L32 translates to MAVPKKKTSKSKRNQRRAHWFKKAELQAQRALSLGKSVLTGKANGFVYPTKEEEETEE, encoded by the coding sequence ATGGCAGTACCTAAGAAGAAAACATCTAAATCTAAACGTAATCAACGTCGCGCTCATTGGTTTAAAAAAGCAGAATTACAAGCTCAAAGAGCCTTATCTTTAGGTAAATCTGTTTTAACTGGTAAAGCAAACGGTTTCGTTTATCCTACTAAGGAAGAAGAAGAAACAGAAGAATAG
- a CDS encoding response regulator: protein MSSSGVFKKALLSLKGKKFTGRIDVKKADGKEWRVYFCLSRLVWADGGYHPYREWQRLLEKNCPDLDTHLLDIQKSKEFECWNYHLIVSLLQRFLITKEQALSLIKIKIKQALFDIYQAEFIEKLKYDVITIEDNFPEESGLKTSVSLLKIESILMELEVEWQHWQKFGLTHLIPHYAPVIKNPVLLQQHFKGKEKTYKKLVSLLNGKYPLTEIADKLNLTIFKITVWLKPYFEQDLITLIEIEDQPVAITLIGVTNQNYKITKTTYQQLIVCVDDSSQICEIMEHIITDAGYQYLSIREPLKALSQILKRKPDLIFLDLVMPIINGYELCSQIRRVSALKDVPIIILTSNDGMIDRLRSKLVGANGFLGKPIDQEKVLAKIKSCLSGKKTTSTLDSPEILQLTTDTGK, encoded by the coding sequence ATGAGTAGTTCAGGAGTATTTAAAAAAGCACTACTATCTTTGAAAGGGAAAAAATTCACAGGAAGAATTGATGTCAAAAAAGCAGACGGAAAAGAATGGCGTGTTTATTTTTGTTTGAGTCGTTTAGTCTGGGCAGATGGCGGTTATCATCCTTATCGTGAATGGCAAAGGTTGCTAGAAAAAAATTGTCCTGACTTAGATACTCATCTTTTAGATATTCAAAAATCGAAAGAATTTGAATGTTGGAACTATCATTTAATAGTCTCTTTATTACAAAGGTTTTTAATTACGAAAGAACAAGCATTATCTCTGATAAAAATTAAAATTAAACAGGCTTTATTTGATATTTATCAAGCTGAATTTATAGAAAAATTAAAATATGATGTCATTACTATTGAAGACAATTTTCCGGAAGAATCTGGGCTAAAAACTTCTGTTAGTTTACTAAAAATTGAATCAATATTGATGGAGTTAGAAGTCGAATGGCAACATTGGCAAAAATTCGGTTTAACCCATTTAATTCCCCATTATGCACCTGTTATTAAAAATCCTGTCTTATTGCAACAACATTTTAAAGGAAAAGAAAAAACCTACAAAAAATTAGTTTCTTTACTTAATGGGAAGTATCCCTTAACAGAAATAGCAGATAAATTAAACCTAACTATTTTTAAAATTACCGTATGGTTAAAACCCTACTTTGAACAAGACTTAATTACCCTCATCGAAATTGAAGATCAACCTGTTGCTATTACCCTAATTGGTGTCACGAATCAGAATTATAAAATAACAAAAACCACTTATCAACAATTAATCGTTTGCGTTGATGATAGCTCACAAATTTGTGAAATAATGGAACATATTATCACTGATGCGGGTTATCAATATCTTTCTATTAGAGAACCTCTAAAAGCCTTATCACAAATATTGAAAAGGAAACCCGATTTAATCTTTTTGGATTTAGTCATGCCTATTATTAATGGTTATGAACTTTGTTCCCAAATTCGTCGTGTTTCTGCGTTGAAAGACGTACCTATCATTATCCTTACTAGCAACGATGGTATGATTGACAGACTCCGAAGTAAATTAGTCGGTGCTAATGGGTTTTTAGGAAAACCGATTGATCAAGAAAAAGTTTTGGCAAAAATAAAATCTTGTTTGTCTGGTAAAAAAACAACTTCTACCCTTGATTCCCCTGAAATATTACAATTAACCACTGATACGGGCAAATAA
- the dacB gene encoding D-alanyl-D-alanine carboxypeptidase/D-alanyl-D-alanine endopeptidase, with protein sequence MIKKNIFYRVLLSILIGFYNIFFYSLSSKAEVKELSEYNQSQVCIQGLESAINSILNQSERSRENWGILIEKLNKNQTLYKLNENKYFIPASNVKLFTTASFLLNFGENFTIKTPIYIKGKEEFIDELIIIGKGDPTITKSDLEDIAKKLQQLNINHVKNLILVNSSPIKYPFNNSWEFSDLYFYYAVPINSFILEENTVTLSLTPSQVGKQILLKWSDKLAGKQWLITNEGVTVSEDEEYSINLNPMGLESRLRIEGNLPVNNHDDNWWLSIPNPEQYFQDSLIAILQNNGIQVEKTEIIDQKNIDLSDANLLLEINSPNSNNLIAEINQNSNNLYAEILLSYLATNQDTKFISQTKILENIGLLSNDYSLKDASGLSRQNLVTPKSLVTLLKLMDKTEYAKTFRNSLSLAGVNGTLKNRFQNEDIIDNNLWGKTGTLTGVSALSGYLRTKDDDVVFSIMVNNSSALSKELRDVIDKLLVIVAQSQHCANNS encoded by the coding sequence ATGATTAAAAAAAATATTTTCTATAGAGTATTATTGAGTATCTTAATCGGTTTTTATAATATCTTTTTTTATAGTTTAAGTAGTAAAGCAGAGGTAAAAGAATTATCGGAGTATAATCAAAGTCAGGTTTGTATTCAAGGTTTAGAATCAGCTATTAATAGCATTCTTAATCAGTCAGAAAGAAGTAGAGAAAATTGGGGAATTTTAATCGAAAAACTTAATAAAAATCAGACTTTATATAAGTTAAATGAGAATAAATATTTTATTCCAGCTTCTAATGTTAAATTATTCACTACTGCTTCTTTTTTATTAAATTTTGGGGAAAATTTTACTATCAAAACTCCTATTTATATTAAGGGAAAAGAAGAATTTATAGATGAATTAATTATTATAGGAAAAGGTGATCCCACTATTACGAAGTCTGATTTAGAGGATATAGCCAAAAAACTGCAACAGTTAAATATTAATCATGTTAAAAATTTAATTTTAGTGAATAGTTCTCCTATTAAATATCCTTTTAATAATAGCTGGGAATTTTCAGATTTATATTTTTACTATGCTGTTCCTATTAATAGTTTTATTTTGGAGGAAAATACTGTTACTTTAAGTTTAACCCCTAGTCAAGTCGGTAAACAAATATTATTAAAATGGTCTGATAAATTAGCAGGAAAACAATGGCTTATTACCAATGAAGGAGTAACTGTTAGTGAAGATGAAGAATATAGTATTAATTTAAACCCTATGGGTTTAGAATCTAGGTTAAGAATTGAGGGAAATCTCCCTGTTAATAATCATGATGATAATTGGTGGTTATCTATTCCCAATCCTGAGCAATATTTTCAAGATTCTTTAATAGCAATTCTGCAAAATAATGGTATCCAAGTAGAAAAAACAGAAATTATCGATCAAAAAAATATAGATTTAAGTGATGCTAATTTGTTGTTAGAAATTAACTCTCCTAATAGTAACAATTTAATTGCGGAAATTAATCAAAATAGTAATAATTTATATGCTGAAATTTTATTAAGTTATTTAGCAACGAACCAAGATACAAAGTTTATTTCCCAGACAAAGATATTAGAAAATATTGGGCTATTATCTAATGATTATTCTCTAAAGGATGCTTCTGGTTTATCTCGTCAAAATTTAGTGACTCCCAAAAGTCTTGTAACTTTATTAAAATTAATGGATAAAACTGAATATGCAAAAACTTTCAGAAATTCTTTAAGTTTAGCTGGTGTTAATGGCACTCTAAAAAACCGTTTTCAGAATGAAGATATAATCGACAATAACTTATGGGGAAAAACTGGAACTTTGACGGGAGTATCTGCTTTATCGGGCTATTTAAGAACTAAAGATGATGATGTAGTTTTTTCTATTATGGTAAATAATTCTTCGGCATTAAGCAAAGAATTAAGAGATGTTATCGATAAATTGTTGGTTATCGTTGCCCAATCACAACATTGTGCAAACAACAGTTGA
- the bicA gene encoding bicarbonate transporter BicA, giving the protein MQITNQIHFRNLRGDIFGGLTAAVVALPMALAFGIASGAGASAGMWGAILIGFFASLFGGTPSLISEPTGPMTVIVTAVIADLMARNPETGLAMAFTVIMMAGCFQILFGVLKLGKYITMLPYNVISGFMTGIGVILIFIQIAPFLGQETPKGGVFGVIQNFPELLGNINPPELILGIITLVILFLYPRKWKNVVPPQLTALLIGTIIATLFFSNYDIRTISTIGEITPGLPSWQMPTWNMDNLRLMFVNAIVLATVGSIDCLLTCLVCDSLTRTEHKSDKELIGQGIANLITGLCGGVAGSGATTASVVSIQAGGRSAVAGIVRALVLLIIVLWAAPLTSGIPLAVLAGIVLKVGINIIDWNFLRRVHKISWKAAGIVYSVVLLTVFVDLMVAVAVGVFIANILTIDRLSELQSNAVKAITDADDQIVLSNEEKQILDLANGRLLLFHLSGPMIFGVAKAISREHSAIDNYDVILVDLSEVPVLGVTSSLAIENAIQEAIDLEREVIVVGATGKVKRRLEKLGIAGLIPGHHWMGDRLTALQEGLAIVREKQSHNYEAIKN; this is encoded by the coding sequence ATGCAAATAACTAATCAAATTCATTTCCGGAATCTCAGGGGAGATATTTTTGGAGGTTTAACTGCGGCGGTGGTGGCTTTACCTATGGCATTGGCATTTGGTATCGCTTCTGGGGCCGGTGCATCTGCTGGTATGTGGGGGGCAATCTTAATTGGCTTTTTTGCTTCTTTGTTTGGTGGTACTCCTAGTTTAATCTCAGAGCCTACAGGTCCGATGACGGTTATTGTTACTGCTGTAATTGCTGATTTGATGGCGAGAAATCCTGAAACGGGTTTAGCAATGGCATTTACCGTTATCATGATGGCTGGATGTTTTCAAATTTTGTTTGGGGTGTTAAAACTCGGTAAATATATCACAATGCTACCTTATAACGTTATTTCTGGGTTTATGACGGGCATTGGGGTGATTCTTATTTTTATTCAAATAGCACCTTTCCTAGGTCAAGAAACTCCTAAAGGTGGCGTTTTTGGGGTGATCCAAAATTTCCCTGAATTATTAGGTAATATTAATCCTCCCGAATTAATTTTGGGTATCATCACCCTTGTTATTTTGTTTTTATATCCTCGTAAATGGAAAAATGTTGTTCCGCCTCAACTAACGGCTTTATTAATTGGTACGATTATTGCTACTCTATTTTTCAGTAATTATGATATTCGTACTATTTCCACTATCGGTGAAATTACCCCCGGATTGCCTAGTTGGCAAATGCCTACTTGGAATATGGACAACTTACGCTTGATGTTTGTCAATGCCATTGTTTTAGCAACAGTAGGTTCGATCGACTGTTTACTTACTTGTCTGGTTTGTGATAGTTTAACCCGTACAGAGCATAAATCTGATAAAGAATTGATCGGACAAGGAATTGCAAACTTAATTACTGGTTTATGTGGTGGTGTTGCTGGTTCAGGTGCTACTACTGCTAGTGTTGTGAGTATTCAAGCAGGGGGTAGAAGTGCTGTTGCAGGTATTGTTCGGGCTTTAGTGTTATTAATTATTGTATTGTGGGCGGCACCTCTTACTTCTGGGATTCCTTTAGCAGTATTAGCCGGGATTGTGCTAAAAGTGGGGATTAATATTATTGACTGGAATTTCCTCCGAAGAGTTCACAAAATTTCTTGGAAAGCCGCAGGAATTGTTTATAGCGTGGTGTTATTAACTGTTTTTGTGGATTTAATGGTAGCGGTAGCAGTTGGGGTATTTATCGCTAATATTTTAACTATCGATCGCCTCTCAGAATTACAATCCAATGCGGTTAAAGCCATTACTGATGCTGATGATCAAATTGTCTTAAGTAATGAAGAAAAACAGATTCTTGACTTAGCTAACGGACGTTTATTATTATTCCATCTCAGTGGACCAATGATTTTTGGGGTAGCTAAAGCTATTTCCCGTGAACATAGTGCCATTGATAACTATGATGTGATTCTGGTGGATTTGTCGGAAGTGCCAGTATTAGGGGTGACATCCTCCCTTGCCATTGAAAATGCAATCCAAGAAGCGATCGATCTTGAACGAGAAGTAATTGTTGTTGGTGCTACTGGTAAAGTTAAGCGCCGCTTAGAAAAATTGGGTATTGCAGGTTTAATTCCGGGACATCACTGGATGGGCGATCGCCTTACTGCATTACAAGAGGGTTTAGCAATTGTGCGAGAAAAACAAAGTCACAACTATGAAGCAATAAAAAATTAG
- a CDS encoding glutathione S-transferase family protein: MLELYQFELSQFSEKVRLILDYKGLEYKKVEVTPGIGQLEVYKISGQRQVPVLKDGDTVIADSTEIALYLDRKYPEKPLIPTDGVARGKCLLMEEWADESLGLKGRKAFFHALNHYPSFRSSFLPENTPDILKTFVNAFPSEIMDVFSLGVGFGKDVLKEAEKGLKQDLEALTLILHDQPYLTGDKPTLADLTVAALTTIIKFPSVAYYDLDINLEGKGIPGLADNSAYEPFFTWRDRIYADFRQPVDKSNRNNSSGNSGDSKPTTIEIE; the protein is encoded by the coding sequence ATGTTAGAACTATATCAATTTGAACTTTCTCAATTTTCCGAAAAGGTTAGGCTTATCCTTGACTACAAGGGCTTAGAATACAAAAAAGTAGAAGTTACCCCCGGTATTGGACAATTAGAAGTTTATAAAATTTCAGGACAAAGACAAGTTCCCGTATTAAAAGATGGTGATACTGTTATTGCCGATTCAACGGAAATTGCTTTATATTTGGATCGCAAATACCCTGAAAAACCATTAATTCCCACCGATGGAGTTGCTAGAGGTAAATGTTTATTGATGGAAGAATGGGCGGATGAATCCTTGGGTTTAAAAGGGCGTAAGGCTTTCTTTCATGCGTTAAATCATTATCCCAGTTTTCGCTCTTCTTTTCTGCCCGAAAATACCCCTGATATTCTCAAGACTTTTGTTAATGCTTTCCCTTCAGAAATTATGGATGTTTTCAGTTTGGGAGTAGGTTTCGGAAAAGATGTTTTAAAAGAAGCTGAAAAGGGTTTAAAGCAAGATTTAGAGGCTTTAACTTTGATTTTACATGACCAACCCTATCTAACCGGAGATAAACCAACTTTAGCCGATTTGACTGTGGCGGCTTTGACGACTATCATTAAGTTTCCTTCTGTGGCTTATTATGATTTGGATATTAATTTAGAAGGGAAGGGTATTCCGGGTTTAGCAGATAATAGCGCTTATGAGCCTTTCTTTACATGGCGCGATCGCATCTATGCTGATTTTAGACAACCCGTAGATAAATCTAACCGTAATAATTCTAGTGGAAATAGTGGAGATAGTAAACCAACCACCATTGAGATTGAGTAG
- the prmC gene encoding peptide chain release factor N(5)-glutamine methyltransferase, with the protein MEFEITGKDLFNWYQSAKRDCLNNNINISELNLFIIELTSLNKLNLQLNNYQNQESINSKFSLDKLEKIWNLRITKRCPIQYLIGECHWRNFTLKVTPDVLIPRPETELIIDLASEITFNYSYLKTGNFLDLGTGSGAIALGLAEAFPNSYIYAVDKSESALKIAQENALKYGFESRVKFCHGSWFDPINDLKNSFSLIVSNPPYIPSQMVLELEPEVVNHEPKIALDGGEDGLKDIRYLIENSPNFLVKDGFLILEIMAGQGKIVENLLKENGSYKNIKIEYDLAGLDRFAIGIATTP; encoded by the coding sequence ATGGAATTTGAAATTACTGGAAAAGATTTATTTAATTGGTATCAATCAGCAAAAAGAGATTGTTTAAATAACAATATTAATATTAGTGAACTTAATTTATTTATTATAGAATTAACATCTTTAAATAAACTTAATTTACAGTTAAATAATTATCAAAATCAAGAGTCAATAAACAGTAAATTTTCCTTAGATAAATTAGAAAAAATCTGGAATTTGAGGATAACTAAACGTTGCCCTATTCAATATCTAATTGGTGAGTGTCATTGGCGTAATTTCACATTAAAAGTAACTCCTGATGTTTTGATTCCTCGTCCTGAAACAGAGTTAATTATAGACTTAGCTTCAGAAATTACATTCAATTATTCTTATTTAAAAACAGGTAATTTTCTTGATTTAGGAACAGGTAGCGGTGCGATCGCACTAGGATTAGCCGAGGCGTTCCCAAATAGCTATATTTATGCAGTTGACAAGAGTGAATCTGCCTTAAAAATTGCCCAAGAAAACGCCCTTAAATACGGTTTTGAGTCGAGAGTTAAATTTTGTCATGGTTCTTGGTTTGACCCTATAAATGACCTCAAAAATAGCTTTAGCTTGATTGTTTCCAACCCCCCTTATATTCCCTCACAAATGGTATTAGAATTAGAGCCTGAAGTAGTAAATCATGAACCAAAAATTGCTTTAGATGGAGGAGAAGACGGTTTAAAAGACATTCGTTATTTAATTGAAAATTCTCCCAATTTTTTAGTGAAAGATGGGTTTTTAATCTTAGAAATTATGGCAGGACAAGGTAAAATAGTTGAAAATCTTTTAAAAGAAAATGGCAGTTATAAAAATATTAAAATTGAGTATGATTTAGCAGGTTTAGATAGATTTGCGATCGGTATAGCTACTACACCTTAA
- a CDS encoding DUF4330 domain-containing protein, with protein MKIIDSKGRLFGKISILDLGAIAVIVLVLIGIFIVPGPKGSIAQVGSGGDTIELNLLVRGLSVKNPQEFLRSLENSSVKIIVRNEPAGNLNIESVEELPNYVVATQPDGSVKSLLDPRPIVALSTDMILYMNGKGSMTNDGAILANQKVKIGTVLELDGSNYNFRGSVIDVRKKE; from the coding sequence ATGAAAATTATCGACTCAAAAGGTCGTTTATTCGGCAAAATTAGTATTTTAGATTTAGGTGCGATCGCAGTTATAGTTTTAGTTTTAATTGGTATTTTCATTGTACCAGGTCCAAAAGGTTCGATCGCACAAGTGGGTAGTGGGGGAGATACTATAGAATTAAATTTATTGGTAAGGGGTTTAAGCGTCAAAAATCCTCAAGAGTTTCTTCGCTCACTAGAAAATTCTTCCGTTAAAATTATCGTTAGAAATGAACCGGCAGGAAATTTAAATATAGAATCAGTGGAAGAATTGCCCAATTATGTGGTTGCAACTCAACCTGATGGTAGCGTTAAATCTTTATTAGACCCTCGTCCCATTGTTGCTTTAAGTACAGATATGATTCTATACATGAATGGCAAAGGTTCAATGACTAATGATGGCGCAATTTTAGCCAACCAAAAAGTAAAAATTGGTACAGTGTTAGAATTAGACGGCAGCAATTATAATTTTCGTGGCAGTGTTATTGATGTCAGAAAGAAAGAATAA
- a CDS encoding chlororespiratory reduction protein 7, with translation MVDSIMYQEDGYVVLETNQPEQLLTEMELLQKLEQVIESCQDIPSDINSIDSLSEKAKYLLENYCEFNIDDDNSLQWYVVRWEKR, from the coding sequence ATGGTTGACTCGATTATGTATCAAGAGGATGGTTATGTTGTGTTAGAAACTAATCAGCCTGAACAATTATTAACAGAGATGGAATTATTACAAAAATTAGAACAAGTTATCGAAAGTTGCCAAGATATACCTTCAGACATTAATAGTATTGACTCTCTTTCGGAAAAAGCAAAGTATCTTTTAGAAAACTATTGCGAATTTAACATTGATGATGATAACTCCTTACAATGGTATGTGGTGCGCTGGGAAAAAAGATAG
- a CDS encoding serine hydrolase, producing MTFFVTNHHLSQTTENILEKTWQKFPSLKKNNIALTVVMENKEKSPLQGFSYRGNEKIYPASIVKLFYLVAVEEWLNQGKIQPSSEFDRAVRDMIVESSNDATSLVMDTLTQTTSGYELPELEFLQWQKQRNMINDYFQNYNWEEFASINVNQKTWCDGAYGRERIFLGENYENRNMLTTNAVARLLYSIMNNLVVTEKACEKMRNLLKRDASKKKIGINDEENQINGFIGESVPNNAQIWSKAGWTSQVRHDCAYITLPNSTSYLLVIFAEGKATRQRNLIPFISHQFIMEIQKIGALSV from the coding sequence ATGACTTTTTTTGTCACTAATCATCATCTTTCTCAAACCACAGAGAATATTTTAGAAAAGACATGGCAAAAATTCCCTTCGTTAAAAAAAAATAACATTGCTTTGACGGTGGTTATGGAGAATAAAGAGAAATCTCCTTTGCAGGGTTTTAGCTATCGGGGAAACGAAAAAATTTATCCTGCAAGTATTGTCAAATTATTCTATTTAGTGGCGGTGGAAGAATGGTTAAATCAGGGAAAAATTCAACCCTCCTCAGAGTTCGATCGCGCTGTCAGAGATATGATTGTAGAATCGAGTAATGATGCCACCAGTCTAGTTATGGATACTCTAACTCAAACTACGTCAGGGTATGAATTACCAGAATTAGAATTTCTTCAATGGCAAAAACAAAGGAATATGATAAATGACTATTTCCAGAATTATAACTGGGAAGAATTTGCCTCTATCAACGTTAATCAGAAAACTTGGTGCGATGGTGCTTATGGAAGAGAAAGAATATTTTTGGGTGAAAACTATGAGAATCGAAATATGTTAACTACCAATGCTGTTGCTAGATTACTTTATAGCATCATGAATAATTTAGTCGTCACAGAGAAAGCCTGTGAAAAAATGCGAAATTTGCTAAAAAGAGATGCCAGTAAAAAAAAGATAGGGATAAATGACGAAGAAAATCAAATTAATGGTTTTATAGGCGAAAGTGTACCTAATAATGCTCAAATTTGGTCTAAAGCTGGATGGACTTCGCAAGTACGTCATGATTGTGCATATATTACCCTACCTAATTCAACCTCCTATTTATTAGTCATCTTCGCCGAAGGAAAAGCAACTCGTCAGCGAAATTTAATTCCTTTTATCTCTCATCAATTTATAATGGAAATTCAAAAAATTGGGGCTCTATCAGTTTGA
- a CDS encoding molybdenum cofactor biosynthesis protein MoaE, whose protein sequence is MSYFTDFKITFAPLCLTEVYQLADNPANGAIALMSGTVRCQTEGKKVEYLEYQAYEPMAVTIFKQIGANLVNQYPDINSIIIHHRVGKLVIGDISVLVAVGCPHRREAFKACQYAIDTLKHNAPIWKKEHFADGASSWVSIGMCEALI, encoded by the coding sequence ATGAGTTATTTTACTGATTTTAAAATTACTTTTGCTCCTCTGTGTTTAACAGAAGTTTATCAATTAGCTGATAATCCTGCCAATGGTGCGATCGCACTCATGAGTGGCACAGTTCGTTGTCAAACAGAAGGAAAAAAAGTGGAATACTTGGAATATCAGGCTTATGAGCCGATGGCAGTGACAATATTTAAGCAGATAGGAGCAAATTTAGTTAACCAATATCCTGACATAAATAGTATTATCATTCATCATCGTGTTGGTAAGTTAGTCATAGGAGATATTAGTGTTTTAGTCGCCGTGGGATGCCCTCATCGTCGGGAGGCTTTTAAGGCTTGTCAATATGCCATTGATACTCTTAAACATAATGCACCTATTTGGAAAAAAGAACATTTTGCCGATGGTGCTAGTAGTTGGGTAAGTATTGGAATGTGCGAAGCACTTATATAA
- the pirA gene encoding arginine synthesis PII-interacting regulator PirA, which yields MISQKTLENARQAHRTNLIKSLERRIEVAKAKGQIALVEQLEAEKLYYLK from the coding sequence ATGATTAGTCAAAAAACTCTTGAAAATGCTCGTCAGGCGCACAGAACAAACTTAATTAAAAGTTTAGAGCGTCGCATAGAAGTTGCAAAAGCAAAAGGTCAAATTGCTTTAGTTGAACAATTAGAAGCGGAAAAACTTTATTATCTTAAATAA
- a CDS encoding ABC1 kinase family protein yields MNKSAFSDKNLENDSLLRYSPDAIAQYYNRRPWLAIWRGLKIITYFGIFIIQLILDKWFNLEEKNKLKRAEQIRKILTKLGPTFIKVGQALSTRPDLIRRDFLEELIKLQDQLPPFDNDLAFSIIEKELDLKIEDAYREISPKPVAAASLGQVYRGFLHTGEEVAIKVQRPNLMPVITLDLYLMRWASHWISPFLPLNLGHDLALIVDEFGTKLFEEIDYLNEGRNAEKFAANFRDDEEVKVPAIYWRYTSKNVLTLEWINGYKLNDLDTIKAAGLNTDDIIRVGVTSGLKQLLEHGFFHADPHPGNLFAMPDGRMAYIDFGMMDQLSEEAKETIASSVVQLINRDYEALARDFVKLGFLTPETDIMPIVPALEKVFGNAIDQSVGDFNFKTITDDFSELMYEYPFRVPAKFALIIRSLVTQEGLALSLNRDFRIVEVSFPYVSRRLLTEESPAMRKRLLEVLFKDGKFQWERLENMIAIARSDHRFNLLPTAGLGLQFLVSEEGEYLRRQLLNALIEDDRLHTEEVKRLWTLFQPELQPQKLWDVAFKAISQLSNELVTSR; encoded by the coding sequence GTGAATAAATCCGCTTTTTCAGACAAAAATCTTGAAAATGACTCCTTACTGAGATATTCTCCTGATGCGATCGCACAATATTACAATCGTCGTCCTTGGTTAGCAATTTGGAGAGGGTTAAAAATTATTACCTATTTTGGTATTTTTATTATCCAATTAATTTTAGATAAGTGGTTTAATTTAGAAGAAAAAAACAAACTAAAAAGAGCCGAACAAATAAGAAAAATACTCACAAAATTAGGACCTACATTTATTAAAGTAGGTCAAGCACTTTCCACCAGACCTGATCTAATTCGTAGGGATTTTTTAGAAGAATTAATTAAATTACAAGATCAACTACCGCCTTTTGATAATGATTTAGCTTTCAGTATTATTGAAAAAGAATTAGACCTGAAAATAGAAGACGCTTACAGAGAAATATCTCCTAAGCCAGTAGCCGCCGCTAGTTTAGGTCAAGTATATCGAGGCTTTCTGCATACAGGAGAAGAAGTGGCGATTAAGGTACAACGTCCTAATTTAATGCCTGTAATTACCCTAGATTTATATTTAATGCGTTGGGCTTCCCATTGGATTAGTCCTTTTTTACCCCTAAATTTAGGTCATGATTTAGCGTTAATTGTTGATGAATTTGGGACTAAATTATTTGAAGAAATTGACTACTTAAATGAAGGTAGGAATGCAGAAAAATTTGCCGCTAATTTCCGTGATGATGAAGAGGTGAAAGTACCTGCGATATATTGGCGTTACACCAGCAAAAATGTTTTAACTTTAGAATGGATTAACGGTTATAAACTCAACGATTTAGATACGATTAAAGCCGCAGGGCTGAACACAGATGATATTATTCGAGTGGGAGTTACATCTGGTTTAAAACAGTTATTAGAACATGGGTTCTTCCATGCTGATCCCCATCCCGGTAACTTATTTGCTATGCCCGATGGTAGAATGGCTTACATCGATTTTGGCATGATGGATCAATTAAGCGAAGAAGCAAAAGAAACGATCGCATCTTCTGTGGTACAACTGATAAATCGTGATTATGAGGCTTTAGCCCGTGATTTTGTCAAATTGGGGTTTTTAACTCCCGAAACAGATATTATGCCCATTGTACCAGCCTTAGAAAAGGTTTTTGGTAATGCCATAGATCAGAGTGTAGGGGATTTTAACTTTAAAACCATCACCGATGATTTTTCTGAATTGATGTATGAATATCCTTTCCGAGTACCAGCAAAATTTGCCCTGATTATCCGTTCATTGGTAACTCAAGAAGGATTAGCATTAAGTTTAAATCGAGATTTCCGTATTGTTGAAGTATCCTTCCCTTACGTTTCCCGAAGACTCTTAACAGAAGAATCTCCCGCCATGCGTAAACGTTTACTAGAAGTGCTTTTCAAAGACGGTAAGTTTCAATGGGAAAGATTAGAAAATATGATTGCGATCGCACGTTCTGATCATCGCTTTAACCTTTTACCCACCGCAGGATTAGGACTACAGTTTCTCGTTTCAGAAGAAGGAGAATACTTGCGCCGTCAACTATTAAACGCTCTAATAGAAGATGACCGCCTTCATACAGAAGAAGTGAAAAGACTATGGACATTATTTCAACCAGAATTACAACCCCAAAAATTATGGGATGTTGCCTTTAAAGCCATTAGTCAATTGTCCAATGAATTAGTCACCAGTCGATGA